Proteins encoded within one genomic window of Legionella sp. PC997:
- a CDS encoding short chain dehydrogenase, translated as MKIIVVGGTGIIGEAVCKELSQRHTVITVGHTTGDFQADIRDAHSIEKLYQSVGSFDAVVSVTGEVYFETLTNFTEEQYTVGLNSKLMGQIRLVLAGLKYINKCGSFTLTSGILSHDPIPMGTSAAMVNGAIDSFVKSAAIEMPHHLRINSVSPTVISESMNRYAPFFRGFESVPASRVALAFSKSVEGAQTGMVYSVE; from the coding sequence ATGAAAATTATTGTAGTCGGAGGAACTGGAATAATAGGTGAAGCAGTCTGTAAAGAGCTTTCGCAACGTCATACAGTGATTACCGTAGGGCATACAACGGGTGATTTTCAAGCAGACATTAGGGATGCACATTCAATTGAAAAGCTTTACCAATCGGTGGGTTCATTCGATGCGGTTGTCTCGGTCACTGGGGAAGTTTACTTTGAAACATTAACGAACTTCACTGAAGAACAATATACCGTGGGCTTGAATAGTAAATTAATGGGACAAATCAGACTGGTATTGGCTGGCCTTAAATACATTAATAAGTGCGGTTCATTTACTTTAACCAGCGGTATTTTAAGCCATGATCCCATTCCGATGGGGACATCTGCCGCTATGGTCAATGGCGCGATTGATTCTTTTGTCAAAAGTGCTGCGATCGAAATGCCTCATCATCTTCGTATTAATTCAGTAAGTCCTACGGTCATATCGGAATCAATGAATCGTTATGCTCCTTTTTTTCGTGGTTTTGAATCGGTGCCGGCGAGTCGAGTTGCCTTGGCATTTAGCAAAAGTGTCGAAGGTGCGCAAACCGGAATGGTCTATTCTGTAGAATAA
- a CDS encoding alpha/beta fold hydrolase — MHYSKFGYRIKQQKEGFGYSWLFLPAGPGLGSEYLTDLCNTLHLPGSSFLLDFPKDGTNTQGELGIQYWQDGLIDLLKSFPKPILVTHSFSGMFALNLPELKHHLAGLVLMNTTLENSFFQHVHAMQQLYQLPDLVPAAGQYHLNPSNDTYKEFWNTYKYYCFTSDELEAGEKVIALFAFNNAAYYHAIEHFYPNYSCKWVPKFIPTMTIASEHDFICPPKIFVENQSFQEKNIINKIITKAGHLPWLVAFEQVQQCFSDFIDSFLEEG, encoded by the coding sequence ATGCACTACTCTAAATTTGGTTATAGGATAAAACAACAGAAGGAAGGTTTTGGCTATTCCTGGCTATTCTTACCTGCTGGTCCAGGTTTAGGATCGGAATATCTCACGGATTTATGTAACACATTACATTTGCCTGGCTCTTCTTTTCTTTTAGACTTCCCTAAAGATGGCACCAATACTCAAGGTGAACTGGGTATTCAATATTGGCAAGATGGTTTAATTGATTTATTAAAATCATTTCCTAAACCGATATTGGTCACGCACAGTTTTTCAGGAATGTTCGCTTTAAATCTACCCGAATTAAAACACCATCTGGCCGGTTTAGTATTAATGAATACTACTCTGGAAAACAGTTTCTTCCAACATGTACATGCCATGCAGCAACTGTACCAGTTACCCGATCTGGTTCCTGCTGCCGGTCAATATCATTTGAATCCATCAAATGATACCTATAAAGAATTTTGGAACACTTATAAATATTATTGCTTTACATCCGATGAATTGGAGGCAGGAGAGAAAGTTATCGCTCTTTTTGCGTTTAATAATGCAGCTTATTATCATGCTATTGAACATTTTTATCCAAATTATTCCTGTAAATGGGTTCCAAAATTCATACCTACAATGACAATTGCGAGCGAACATGACTTTATTTGTCCGCCCAAAATCTTTGTCGAAAACCAAAGCTTTCAAGAAAAAAACATTATCAATAAAATAATCACTAAAGCAGGGCATCTACCATGGTTAGTTGCTTTCGAGCAAGTTCAACAGTGCTTTTCGGATTTTATAGATTCATTTTTAGAGGAGGGATAA
- a CDS encoding MAPEG family protein: MYPVTTISSSLLALAYVYLSIYVVTLRRKYKITIGCNECVDLEKAIRAHGNFNEYVPLTLILLFCAEANKASWITLSILVFLFFLGRFFHAYAFLQKQHHLKFRVQGMILTFLVIACLSFLNLALILLK; the protein is encoded by the coding sequence ATGTATCCGGTAACAACCATCAGCAGTTCCTTATTGGCTCTAGCTTATGTTTATCTCTCAATTTATGTTGTGACCTTGCGGCGAAAATATAAAATTACTATCGGCTGTAACGAATGTGTTGATCTGGAAAAGGCAATAAGAGCTCATGGCAATTTTAACGAATATGTTCCGCTCACATTGATATTGCTTTTTTGTGCGGAAGCAAATAAGGCTAGCTGGATAACTCTGTCTATCTTGGTATTTCTCTTTTTCCTGGGGCGATTTTTCCATGCATATGCATTTCTTCAGAAACAACATCATTTAAAATTTCGTGTCCAGGGAATGATTTTGACCTTTCTCGTAATTGCGTGCCTTTCATTTTTAAATTTGGCATTAATCCTTCTAAAATAA
- the wip gene encoding Dot/Icm T4SS effector Wip: MTNHLINKNIDIYKFPNALESNLGSITLGDLHGNPINLLHFLFRHQIIRFKDSVKNAETAYQQFVALYEEYGEILEEYLEARTLLQLTQIKIDNAKERIAHLDKLLSVEGNNETQQYQALRQQTLEKLQTAEKEHLKLNNKLTEPKDKLSHYVAQFNHFLEQIEVHDNQTMIRLLGDEIADRGNCDYFTLKILNLLQQNRCPLNILISNHGSEFLYAFEQLMAGKPFLPAGYIGDFQIPSFWGLKLLLENDIISHEELRRLVNEHYKPTLKVLDYTISEQGITLFSHAPIRFDAIQLMAKSLGVDYDDSTAEALAATIERINHQFQFYLDSNSVHTLFHTDAIHDRTNMLEQERAAWPLVYLFWNRWDATKETETARPVIHNNYHITYVHGHDGFQSLLAHIFNLDTLCGKEARKTEEKQIEQVFRYILENRDKAVDKTTAEFYLRNVLRCKVLNSDEGPLAYKERNKARSQKILPDNELNSSIQKLSLLGRPVVPSPISFMELNTLNKINPKELILASKEEEIVLPPVRLVN; this comes from the coding sequence ATGACCAATCACCTTATCAATAAAAATATTGATATTTATAAATTTCCAAATGCGTTGGAATCCAATTTAGGCTCCATCACTCTCGGAGATTTACATGGCAATCCAATCAATCTCCTTCATTTCCTTTTTCGGCATCAAATAATTCGATTTAAAGATTCCGTTAAAAATGCTGAAACAGCCTATCAACAATTTGTAGCACTTTATGAAGAATATGGTGAGATCCTTGAAGAGTACCTGGAAGCTCGTACTCTTTTACAATTAACTCAAATCAAAATAGATAATGCAAAAGAACGCATTGCCCATCTTGATAAATTATTATCCGTTGAAGGCAACAATGAAACTCAACAGTATCAAGCCCTGCGGCAACAAACACTAGAAAAGTTACAAACAGCTGAAAAGGAACACCTAAAATTAAACAACAAGTTAACTGAACCTAAAGATAAGCTGTCTCATTATGTTGCCCAATTTAATCACTTCTTGGAACAGATAGAAGTCCATGATAATCAAACCATGATTCGCCTTCTTGGTGATGAAATTGCGGATCGTGGAAATTGTGATTACTTCACACTCAAAATTCTCAACTTACTTCAACAAAATCGTTGTCCCTTAAATATTCTTATCTCTAATCATGGCAGTGAGTTCCTCTACGCGTTCGAGCAGTTGATGGCAGGGAAACCTTTTTTGCCTGCAGGTTATATAGGCGATTTCCAAATCCCTTCATTTTGGGGACTTAAGCTCTTACTTGAAAACGATATAATTTCCCATGAAGAGCTAAGGCGTTTAGTCAATGAACACTATAAACCCACTTTAAAAGTACTGGACTACACAATAAGTGAGCAGGGAATTACTTTATTTAGTCACGCTCCCATCCGTTTTGATGCCATTCAATTGATGGCTAAAAGTTTGGGGGTAGACTATGATGACTCCACCGCTGAAGCTTTAGCAGCAACTATTGAACGAATAAATCATCAATTTCAATTCTATCTTGACAGTAATAGTGTTCACACTCTTTTTCATACGGATGCAATCCACGACAGAACCAATATGTTAGAACAAGAAAGAGCAGCATGGCCTTTAGTTTATCTTTTCTGGAACCGCTGGGATGCAACAAAAGAAACCGAAACAGCAAGACCAGTAATACACAATAACTACCATATTACTTATGTTCACGGACATGATGGTTTTCAAAGTCTCCTAGCACATATTTTCAATTTAGATACACTTTGTGGAAAGGAAGCACGCAAAACTGAAGAGAAACAAATCGAGCAGGTATTTCGCTATATTTTGGAGAATCGTGATAAAGCAGTGGATAAAACAACTGCAGAATTTTACCTGCGCAATGTTTTAAGATGTAAAGTGCTTAATTCAGATGAAGGCCCGTTAGCATATAAAGAACGAAACAAAGCAAGGAGCCAAAAAATTCTTCCGGATAATGAATTAAATAGCAGTATACAAAAACTAAGTCTCCTTGGTAGACCTGTAGTACCATCCCCAATATCATTCATGGAGTTAAACACCTTAAACAAAATCAATCCCAAAGAATTGATCCTTGCATCGAAGGAGGAAGAAATCGTCCTTCCCCCGGTGCGTTTAGTGAACTAA
- the bla gene encoding class A beta-lactamase, whose protein sequence is MKIKLLAQCVNILRKKSTLICWLFCFVFSVNGFTAPSEAELIKKLQAIEKNSNTVMGITAIYIEKNKTITHNSNQRFFMASTIKLPIAMAFLHRVDEKKDSLDRVIKMDSSDSVPGSGALHYLFEKKKLSISLKQILMHTLKNSDNSASDALLQAANGPKYVAKRMSVLGFKNIFINRSIMEMFLDTNHVDHSFLRKRQPISSWQKISNRVPLKEKQQAWQRFEKDIRDTTTPDDMAKLLVKLYKKEALSESSTDLLMNIMEQCRTGRSRIKGLLPPNVKVAHKTGTWSIYERDYLRYPGSKKLYRFVSDVGIITLPKNKGHIAIAVYVKSKSASDYPRSRAIALASRAIYDHFMKS, encoded by the coding sequence ATGAAAATAAAATTACTGGCGCAATGCGTCAATATTTTAAGGAAAAAAAGTACCTTAATATGTTGGCTTTTTTGTTTTGTGTTTTCAGTGAATGGTTTTACGGCTCCTAGCGAGGCTGAACTCATTAAAAAATTACAAGCTATCGAAAAGAATTCGAATACAGTAATGGGGATTACTGCTATCTACATAGAGAAAAATAAAACAATTACACACAATAGTAACCAGCGTTTTTTCATGGCAAGTACTATCAAGTTACCCATCGCAATGGCATTTCTGCACCGTGTCGATGAAAAAAAAGACTCCTTAGATCGCGTGATTAAAATGGACTCGAGTGATTCTGTTCCAGGTTCTGGAGCATTGCACTATCTATTTGAAAAGAAAAAACTCAGCATTTCATTAAAGCAGATATTGATGCATACACTCAAAAATAGTGATAACAGTGCGAGTGATGCGTTATTACAAGCGGCTAATGGGCCTAAATATGTAGCAAAACGGATGAGCGTACTGGGATTTAAAAATATTTTTATTAATCGATCTATTATGGAAATGTTTTTGGATACCAACCATGTAGACCATTCATTTTTAAGAAAACGTCAACCTATCTCTTCCTGGCAAAAAATATCCAATCGTGTGCCTCTCAAAGAAAAGCAGCAAGCATGGCAACGTTTTGAAAAAGATATTCGCGACACCACAACGCCTGATGATATGGCAAAATTACTCGTTAAATTATACAAAAAGGAAGCACTCTCGGAATCGAGTACTGATCTTCTGATGAATATTATGGAGCAATGCCGAACGGGTCGAAGTAGAATAAAAGGGTTACTACCACCCAATGTGAAGGTAGCTCATAAAACGGGGACTTGGTCAATTTATGAACGGGATTATTTACGATATCCCGGTTCCAAAAAACTGTATCGTTTTGTCAGTGATGTTGGGATTATTACTTTACCCAAGAATAAGGGACACATTGCAATTGCAGTATATGTTAAATCTAAATCAGCGAGTGATTATCCTCGCAGCCGCGCTATTGCACTTGCCAGTCGCGCTATTTATGATCATTTTATGAAGTCATAA
- a CDS encoding FAD-dependent monooxygenase: MSDELLDVLVVGAGPVGLFCANELTRQGLNCRIIDKKLTTSDKSKALAIHIRTLDLLRDCGFIEEILIQGHKVDGVLFKSKGQELIHATYANVEANYHFVIDLPQSKTEQILHQGLIDRGLHVEWQTELTQIEQASNHVVSTLKHVDGRIEVVQASWVIACDGSHSTLRKQVNAEFIGSSYKQTWWLADVLIDWKLPEDKFILYVSDKGPAACFPMGDKRYRIVMTAPGKIMSQEPTMEDIVQAFKLRCTDPATLHDPVWISQFGIDHKQIQNYRYGRVFFAGDAAHVHSPMGGQGLNTGLQDIYNLAWKLALVHKGLAHDALLDSYHSERHPIAAGVLKKTGVMTHLIMISNPLLIRLRNFILHNAMSFDAMKNFILNDLAELSVNYAKSPIVRVLGQKTQFKIGGFLLDFPLVDAHSKEKKELHQITQGIRHHLLLFTGLASNQSALLFKIAAAMEERFKGLIQTHIICSNSEITLPVEEMSLLIDENQKMHQYFKLNQATAVLIRPDKYIGLTQMPVNKEALLEYMEHTYLQVEAQI; encoded by the coding sequence ATGTCGGACGAATTACTAGATGTGCTGGTTGTTGGGGCTGGACCTGTGGGTTTATTTTGTGCAAATGAACTAACTCGTCAGGGTTTGAATTGTCGGATAATTGATAAAAAGTTAACAACTAGTGATAAATCCAAAGCATTAGCGATTCATATTCGAACACTTGATCTTCTTAGGGATTGTGGTTTTATCGAAGAAATTCTGATTCAAGGACATAAAGTTGATGGCGTCTTGTTTAAATCTAAAGGTCAAGAGTTAATTCATGCAACCTATGCAAACGTCGAAGCAAATTACCATTTTGTTATTGATCTTCCACAAAGTAAAACAGAACAAATTCTCCATCAAGGGTTGATTGATAGAGGATTGCATGTTGAGTGGCAAACGGAACTTACACAAATAGAACAAGCCTCCAATCATGTCGTATCTACCCTAAAACATGTTGATGGCCGTATCGAAGTAGTTCAGGCGAGTTGGGTTATTGCGTGTGATGGTTCACATAGTACCTTAAGAAAGCAAGTTAATGCCGAATTTATAGGTTCTTCGTATAAGCAAACATGGTGGTTGGCTGATGTATTGATTGATTGGAAATTACCTGAAGATAAATTTATTCTTTATGTCAGTGACAAAGGTCCAGCCGCATGCTTTCCCATGGGAGACAAACGATATCGTATCGTTATGACCGCCCCCGGAAAAATTATGAGCCAGGAGCCCACAATGGAGGATATAGTCCAGGCTTTTAAATTGCGATGTACGGATCCAGCCACACTTCATGATCCTGTTTGGATCAGCCAATTCGGTATCGATCACAAACAGATCCAAAATTATCGTTATGGTCGGGTATTTTTTGCAGGTGATGCAGCGCATGTTCATAGTCCTATGGGGGGACAAGGTTTAAACACTGGCTTACAAGATATCTATAATTTGGCTTGGAAATTAGCGCTCGTACATAAAGGATTGGCACATGATGCCTTACTGGATAGTTACCACAGTGAACGTCACCCCATTGCAGCAGGAGTTTTGAAAAAAACCGGGGTAATGACCCATTTAATTATGATAAGCAATCCATTGCTAATTAGGTTACGCAATTTTATTTTACATAATGCCATGTCGTTTGATGCGATGAAAAATTTCATCCTTAATGATCTGGCTGAATTGTCCGTGAATTATGCTAAGAGCCCCATCGTAAGAGTTCTGGGTCAAAAGACGCAGTTCAAAATAGGTGGATTTCTTCTTGATTTTCCTTTGGTTGATGCCCACAGTAAAGAGAAAAAGGAGTTACACCAAATAACCCAAGGGATACGACATCATTTATTATTGTTTACTGGTCTTGCATCGAATCAATCCGCTCTTTTATTTAAAATTGCAGCCGCTATGGAGGAGCGATTTAAAGGGTTAATCCAAACACACATAATATGTTCTAATTCTGAAATAACATTACCTGTTGAAGAGATGTCGCTATTAATTGACGAGAATCAAAAAATGCATCAGTACTTTAAACTCAATCAAGCCACTGCCGTCTTGATTCGTCCGGATAAATATATTGGTTTAACTCAAATGCCAGTCAATAAGGAAGCATTACTGGAATATATGGAACATACTTATTTGCAGGTGGAAGCTCAAATTTGA
- a CDS encoding SDR family oxidoreductase, giving the protein MEHFPEFPYFFIFGFGYTAEFLARELSQLNFRVVGTTRDKDKILNNVQKDYKFIDFNGEEIAYYLNKATHILVSIPPSGHGDPVLSCFSDLITQNKTHIQWMGYLSSTSVYGDHQGAWVTEESDSKAAGSQGKLRLIAENKWMIFAREHGIPLHIFRLAGIYGPHRNAIERIIGGKKVSIYKEGQVFSRIHVADIAAVIKASIMNSQPYSIYNVADDEPTPAHIVDAYAASLLNRPPLPLLSWETATLSPMEQQFYASNRRVSNAKIKEKLKIDLLYPSYREGLTQLFNDSYKGKI; this is encoded by the coding sequence ATGGAACACTTTCCTGAATTCCCATACTTTTTTATCTTTGGCTTTGGTTATACGGCCGAATTTTTAGCGAGAGAACTTTCTCAATTGAATTTTAGAGTGGTTGGTACAACTCGAGATAAAGATAAAATTCTAAATAATGTTCAAAAAGATTACAAATTCATTGATTTTAATGGGGAGGAAATAGCCTATTACTTAAATAAGGCAACTCACATTTTAGTCAGTATCCCCCCTTCAGGCCATGGTGATCCTGTCCTTTCATGTTTTAGTGATTTAATCACGCAAAACAAAACACATATTCAATGGATGGGATATCTTTCTTCTACAAGTGTTTATGGGGATCATCAGGGGGCGTGGGTAACGGAGGAATCGGACTCTAAAGCAGCAGGAAGTCAAGGTAAGTTAAGATTAATTGCTGAAAATAAATGGATGATTTTTGCCAGAGAACATGGAATTCCACTTCATATTTTTAGATTGGCAGGAATCTATGGACCACATCGTAATGCAATAGAACGAATCATCGGCGGAAAAAAAGTCAGTATTTACAAAGAGGGACAAGTTTTCTCCAGAATCCATGTTGCAGATATTGCTGCAGTCATTAAGGCCTCTATAATGAATTCGCAGCCTTATTCAATTTATAATGTTGCGGACGATGAACCTACCCCGGCGCATATTGTGGATGCCTACGCTGCATCATTACTCAATCGGCCGCCTTTACCACTTCTCTCATGGGAAACAGCAACCCTATCTCCAATGGAACAACAATTTTATGCAAGTAATCGTCGGGTTTCTAATGCTAAGATTAAAGAAAAATTAAAGATAGACCTGCTTTATCCTTCTTATAGAGAAGGATTAACTCAACTTTTTAATGATAGTTATAAGGGAAAAATTTAG
- a CDS encoding N-acetylmuramoyl-L-alanine amidase translates to MKIFIFCLFFLNSLAHAFSCYDPQVIHKKPIQFNKQRIALTRQYQLAHYGIDSKSIEIEPKMIVLHWTCISTLKATFRVFDPPTFPQNSPRIKELPGTLNVSSHFLVDRDGSIYQLMPEHWMARHVIGLNHYAIGIENIGGIDGKDDLTEAQTKANAFLVCYLKKKYPEIEYVIGHNEYLNFKNTSLWLERDPNYQTDKEDPGPNFRKRVMKLVHG, encoded by the coding sequence ATGAAAATTTTCATATTCTGCTTATTTTTTTTAAATTCTTTGGCCCATGCATTTTCGTGTTATGATCCGCAAGTTATTCATAAGAAACCTATCCAATTTAATAAACAACGAATTGCTTTAACACGTCAATATCAATTAGCTCATTATGGGATTGACTCTAAATCAATTGAAATTGAACCTAAAATGATCGTCTTACATTGGACGTGTATTTCCACGCTCAAGGCAACTTTTCGTGTTTTTGATCCTCCTACGTTCCCACAGAATTCACCCCGTATTAAAGAATTGCCGGGTACCTTGAATGTCTCAAGTCATTTTTTAGTTGATCGTGATGGAAGTATTTATCAGCTCATGCCAGAACACTGGATGGCAAGACATGTTATTGGATTGAACCATTATGCGATCGGCATTGAAAATATAGGCGGTATAGATGGTAAGGATGATCTAACTGAGGCCCAAACTAAAGCCAATGCATTTTTAGTGTGTTATCTCAAAAAGAAATATCCTGAAATAGAATATGTTATTGGACATAATGAATATTTGAATTTTAAAAACACCTCACTTTGGCTTGAACGCGATCCGAATTATCAAACCGATAAAGAGGATCCCGGTCCAAATTTTCGAAAGCGTGTCATGAAATTAGTTCACGGTTAG